The Xenorhabdus doucetiae genome has a window encoding:
- the mukF gene encoding chromosome partition protein MukF, whose product MSEYSQTVPELVSWARKNDFSISLPPERLAFLLAIAVLNSERFDGEMSEAELVDAFREVCKGFEQTSEAVSVRANNAINDMVRQKLLNRFTSELADGNAIYRLTPLGIGISDYYIRQREFSTLRLSMQLSIVANELHRAAEAAEEGGDELHWHRNVFAPLKYSVAEIFDSIDMSQRLMDEQQNSVKTDIAALLNQDWQAAIANCEQLLSETSGTLRELQDTLEAAGDKLQANLLRIQAANMDSGGSELVEKLVFDLQSKLDRIISWGQQAIDLWIGYDRHVHKFIRTAIDMDKNRIFAQRLRQSIQHYDDSPWALTIANAERFLDMRDEGLTLRNEEVMGELPPEMEYEEFSELNEQLAEMVEQALAVYQQAKLPLDLGAVLRDYLAQYPRKRHFDVARILVDQAVRLGVAEADFSGLPAEWLAINDYGAKVQAHVIDTY is encoded by the coding sequence ATGAGTGAATATTCCCAGACGGTTCCTGAACTTGTGTCCTGGGCCAGAAAAAATGATTTTTCAATTTCGTTGCCACCGGAACGGTTGGCTTTTTTGCTGGCGATTGCCGTATTAAACAGTGAACGGTTTGACGGTGAAATGAGTGAAGCGGAGCTGGTGGATGCTTTCCGTGAAGTGTGCAAAGGTTTTGAGCAGACGTCGGAAGCGGTATCCGTCAGGGCGAATAATGCCATTAACGATATGGTTCGCCAGAAATTACTTAACCGTTTTACCAGTGAATTAGCGGATGGCAATGCCATTTATCGCCTGACCCCATTGGGCATTGGCATCAGCGATTATTATATTCGTCAGCGTGAATTCTCCACGTTGCGTCTTTCCATGCAGTTATCCATCGTCGCCAACGAATTGCATCGCGCGGCAGAAGCGGCCGAAGAAGGGGGCGATGAACTCCATTGGCATCGCAATGTTTTTGCCCCGCTCAAATATTCCGTGGCTGAAATTTTTGACAGCATCGATATGTCCCAGCGCTTGATGGATGAACAGCAAAATAGCGTAAAAACCGATATCGCCGCCTTGCTCAATCAGGATTGGCAGGCCGCTATCGCAAACTGCGAACAACTGCTGTCTGAAACCTCCGGCACCCTGCGGGAGCTTCAGGATACTTTGGAAGCGGCGGGTGATAAATTGCAGGCCAATCTGTTGCGCATTCAAGCCGCAAATATGGACAGCGGTGGTTCTGAGCTGGTGGAGAAACTGGTTTTTGACTTACAAAGCAAACTGGATCGCATCATTAGCTGGGGGCAACAAGCCATCGATTTGTGGATAGGCTATGACCGCCACGTTCACAAATTTATCCGCACCGCCATTGACATGGATAAAAACCGCATTTTTGCCCAGCGCCTTCGCCAATCCATTCAACACTATGATGATAGCCCGTGGGCATTGACCATCGCGAATGCAGAACGTTTTCTGGATATGCGTGATGAAGGACTGACTCTGCGCAATGAAGAGGTAATGGGAGAATTACCGCCGGAAATGGAATACGAAGAGTTTAGTGAGCTCAATGAACAATTGGCTGAAATGGTAGAGCAGGCGCTGGCGGTTTACCAACAGGCAAAACTTCCGCTGGATTTGGGGGCTGTCCTGCGTGACTACCTTGCTCAGTATCCACGTAAACGTCATTTTGATGTGGCACGTATTTTAGTGGATCAAGCCGTCAGGCTGGGCGTTGCAGAAGCGGATTTCTCTGGGTTACCGGCGGAATGGTTAGCGATTAATGATTACGGAGCCAAGGTACAGGCACATGTCATCGACACATATTGA
- the mukE gene encoding chromosome partition protein MukE, with protein MSSTHIEQLMPVKLAQALSNTLFPELDSQLRAGRHISLDDLDNHAFLMDFQEELEMFYARYHVELIRAPEGFFYLRPRSTTLIPRSVLSELDMMVGKILCYLYLSPERLSNQGIFTFQELYEELLSLADENKLMKFVNQRSTGSDLDKQKLQEKARTALNRLRRLGMVYFLQNDSNKFTITEAVFRFGADVRSGDDPREAQLRMIRDGEAMLVEGATSQEDNEHEEASGHSADGAEDEQS; from the coding sequence ATGTCATCGACACATATTGAACAACTTATGCCAGTGAAGCTGGCTCAGGCACTATCCAATACACTTTTTCCTGAATTAGACAGCCAGCTACGCGCCGGGCGTCATATCAGTCTGGATGACCTTGATAATCACGCTTTTTTGATGGATTTTCAGGAAGAGCTGGAAATGTTTTATGCGCGTTATCACGTCGAGTTAATCCGCGCACCAGAAGGTTTCTTCTACCTGCGTCCCCGTTCAACGACGCTGATCCCGCGATCGGTGCTGTCTGAATTGGATATGATGGTGGGTAAGATCTTGTGTTACCTCTACCTTAGTCCAGAGCGTTTATCCAATCAGGGGATATTTACCTTTCAGGAACTGTACGAAGAATTACTGTCATTGGCCGATGAAAATAAGCTGATGAAATTCGTCAATCAACGTTCGACCGGTTCCGATCTGGACAAACAGAAATTGCAGGAAAAAGCCCGCACGGCCTTAAACCGGTTACGCCGTTTGGGGATGGTTTATTTTCTGCAAAACGACAGCAACAAATTTACGATTACCGAAGCGGTATTCCGCTTCGGTGCAGATGTACGCAGCGGTGATGACCCACGTGAAGCACAATTGCGGATGATCCGTGATGGTGAAGCCATGCTGGTAGAAGGGGCAACATCGCAGGAAGATAATGAACATGAAGAAGCATCAGGGCATTCAGCAGACGGTGCGGAGGATGAGCAGTCATGA
- the mukB gene encoding chromosome partition protein MukB, giving the protein MIERGKFRSLTLVNWNGFFARTFDLDELVTTLSGGNGAGKSTTMAAFVTALIPDLTLLHFRNTTEAGATSGSRDKGLHGKLRAGVCYSTLDVVNSRHQRIITGVRLQQVAGRDRKVDIKPFMIQGVPASVQPTQLLTENINERQARVLPLNELKERLDEMEGVQFKQFNSITDYHSLMFDLGVIPKRLRSASDRSKFYRLIEASLYGGISSAITRSLRDYLLPENSGVRKAFQDMEAALRENRITLEAIRVTQSDRDLFKHLITEATAYVSADYMRHANERRVHLDEALALRSELFGSRRQLVAEQYRHVEMARELAEQSGTSSDLEMDYQAASDHLNLVQTAMRQQEKIDRYQSDVEELTYRLEEQSEVVEEAKELQAEYDAMSEAAEQEVDELKSQLADYQQALDVQQTRAIQYQQALQALARAREICQLPDLAIENADEWQETYQAKAQQATETLLALEQKLSVADAAHSQFEQAYQRVKNIVGEVSRSEAWQAAREALREWPSQRHLAERVQPLRIQLAELEQRLGSQQNAERLLAEFCQRHNQQYQAEDLEALQGELEAQLEELSVSANESGERRIQIRQEFEQLKQKIQELTARAPVWLAAQEALNQLGEQNHETFESSHDVTEYMQQLLEKEREITVERDEVAAQKRELEKQIERLSQPSGAEDNRLLALAERFGGVLLSEIYDDITLDDAPYFSALYGPARHAIVVPDLSLVRPHLEALEDCPEDLYLIEGDPQSFDDSVFSFEEQENAVLVKSSDRQWRYSRYPEMPLFGRAARENRLEALSLERDTLAERYATLSFDVQKIQRAHQAFSRFVGKHLSVAFDDDPEVEIRRLSQRRTELERELSQSETQAQQHQQKRGQVKESLSLLNRLIPQVSVLLDETLLDRVETVREEMSAAQEAARFLQQHGNTLAKLEPVVSVLQSDPQQHEQLQKDYEAVKHSQNKAKQQAFALTEVVQRRAHFSYSDSAGMLNENADLNDKLRQRLEHAESDRSRAREQLRQQQAQCAQFSQVLASLKSSYDTKRDMLKELEQEMKDIGVQADANAEIRARERRDQLHAAVNTNRSRINQLEKQIAFCEAEMENLQKKLRKSERDYYQKREQVVASKAGWCAVMRMVKDNGVERRLHRRELAYMEGDDLRSMSDKALGALRLAVADNEHLRDALRLSEDPKRPERKIQFFVAVYQHLRERIRQDIIRTDDPVDAIEQMEIELARLTEELTAREQKLAISAKSVANIIRKTIQREQNRIRMLNQGLQAVAFGQVGGVRLNVNVRESHSLLLDVLCEQHEQHQDLFNSQRLTFSEAMAKLYQRLNPQIDMGQRLPQTIGEELLDYRNYLELDVEVNRGSDGWLKAESGALSTGEAIGTGMSILVMVVQSWEEESRRLRGKDISPCRLLFLDEAARLDAKSIATLFELCERLHMQLIIAAPENISPEKGTTYKLVRKIFNHQEHVHVVGLRGFGQEIPATEQSQTQVQPILQE; this is encoded by the coding sequence ATGATTGAACGCGGTAAATTTCGCTCACTGACATTGGTTAATTGGAACGGTTTTTTTGCCAGAACGTTTGATCTTGACGAACTTGTGACGACCTTATCCGGCGGTAACGGTGCCGGTAAATCCACCACGATGGCGGCCTTTGTCACCGCATTGATCCCGGATTTAACCCTGCTCCATTTCCGCAATACGACAGAAGCCGGCGCAACGTCGGGTTCGCGCGATAAAGGCTTGCACGGTAAGCTGCGTGCCGGTGTCTGCTATTCTACGCTGGATGTGGTTAACTCCCGCCATCAACGGATTATCACCGGCGTTCGCTTACAACAAGTGGCCGGGCGTGATCGCAAAGTGGATATCAAACCCTTTATGATTCAGGGCGTTCCGGCATCGGTTCAGCCAACGCAGTTACTGACGGAAAATATCAATGAACGTCAGGCCCGCGTTCTGCCACTGAACGAACTAAAAGAACGTCTTGATGAGATGGAAGGCGTTCAGTTTAAACAATTTAACTCGATTACCGATTATCACTCCCTGATGTTTGATTTGGGCGTGATCCCCAAACGCCTGCGTTCAGCCAGTGATCGCAGCAAGTTTTATCGCCTGATCGAAGCTTCGCTGTACGGCGGGATTTCCAGTGCGATCACCCGCTCACTGCGGGATTACTTGCTGCCGGAAAACAGCGGTGTCAGAAAAGCCTTTCAGGACATGGAGGCGGCACTGCGTGAGAACCGCATAACCCTTGAAGCTATCCGCGTCACCCAATCTGATCGTGATCTCTTCAAGCACCTGATCACCGAGGCGACGGCCTATGTATCTGCTGACTATATGCGCCATGCCAACGAACGCCGCGTTCATCTGGATGAAGCCTTGGCCTTGCGCAGTGAATTATTTGGCAGCCGTCGCCAATTGGTGGCTGAACAATATCGCCATGTGGAAATGGCGAGGGAACTGGCAGAACAGAGCGGAACATCTTCTGATTTAGAAATGGATTATCAGGCGGCCAGTGATCACCTGAATCTGGTTCAAACAGCGATGCGCCAGCAGGAAAAAATTGACCGCTACCAATCTGATGTTGAAGAACTGACCTATCGGCTGGAAGAACAGAGTGAAGTTGTTGAAGAAGCAAAAGAACTTCAGGCGGAATATGACGCCATGTCTGAAGCAGCCGAACAAGAAGTCGATGAGCTGAAAAGCCAGCTTGCTGACTACCAACAGGCGTTGGATGTGCAGCAAACCAGGGCGATTCAATATCAGCAAGCCCTGCAAGCGTTAGCGCGTGCCCGTGAAATTTGCCAGCTTCCCGATCTGGCGATAGAAAATGCTGACGAATGGCAGGAAACCTATCAGGCTAAAGCGCAGCAGGCGACTGAAACCTTGCTGGCACTGGAACAAAAATTAAGCGTGGCGGATGCGGCTCATAGTCAGTTTGAGCAGGCTTACCAACGGGTAAAAAATATCGTAGGTGAAGTGAGCCGCAGTGAAGCATGGCAGGCTGCCCGTGAAGCATTGCGTGAATGGCCATCCCAGCGCCATTTGGCCGAGCGCGTCCAGCCTTTGCGTATTCAGTTGGCCGAATTGGAGCAACGTCTGGGCAGTCAGCAAAATGCCGAGCGTTTGTTGGCAGAGTTTTGTCAGCGCCATAACCAGCAGTATCAGGCGGAAGATCTGGAGGCGTTGCAGGGGGAATTAGAAGCCCAGTTGGAAGAACTGAGCGTGAGTGCCAATGAAAGCGGCGAACGCCGTATTCAAATCCGTCAGGAGTTTGAGCAGCTCAAGCAAAAAATTCAGGAACTGACCGCGCGGGCGCCGGTATGGTTGGCGGCACAGGAAGCCCTGAACCAACTGGGTGAACAGAACCATGAAACGTTCGAAAGCAGCCACGATGTGACGGAATACATGCAGCAATTGCTGGAAAAAGAGCGCGAAATTACCGTCGAGCGTGATGAGGTTGCGGCACAGAAACGCGAGCTGGAAAAACAGATTGAGCGCCTAAGCCAGCCAAGTGGTGCCGAAGATAACCGCTTGCTTGCATTGGCGGAGCGTTTTGGCGGCGTGTTGTTATCTGAAATTTATGACGACATTACCCTTGATGATGCGCCGTATTTCTCCGCCCTGTATGGCCCTGCGCGTCATGCCATCGTCGTGCCCGATCTTTCACTGGTGCGCCCACATCTGGAAGCACTGGAAGATTGTCCGGAAGATCTCTATTTAATCGAAGGCGATCCGCAATCTTTCGACGACAGTGTGTTCTCTTTTGAAGAGCAGGAAAACGCCGTTCTGGTGAAATCATCCGATCGCCAATGGCGTTATTCCCGCTATCCTGAAATGCCGTTATTCGGGCGGGCAGCAAGAGAAAATCGTCTGGAAGCACTCAGCCTTGAGCGCGATACGCTGGCAGAGCGCTATGCAACACTGTCATTTGATGTGCAGAAAATTCAGCGTGCGCATCAGGCTTTCAGTCGTTTTGTGGGCAAACACCTTTCTGTTGCGTTTGACGATGATCCCGAAGTCGAAATTCGCCGCCTGAGCCAGCGTCGTACTGAACTGGAACGTGAGCTATCTCAATCTGAAACCCAGGCTCAGCAACATCAGCAGAAACGAGGTCAGGTGAAAGAGAGCCTGTCACTATTAAATCGTCTGATCCCACAAGTCTCGGTTTTGCTGGATGAAACCCTGCTTGATCGCGTGGAAACCGTCCGTGAAGAAATGAGTGCGGCTCAGGAAGCGGCGCGTTTCCTGCAACAACACGGAAATACGCTGGCAAAACTTGAGCCTGTGGTATCAGTTTTGCAAAGTGACCCACAGCAACATGAACAGTTGCAGAAAGATTATGAGGCCGTGAAACACAGCCAGAATAAGGCGAAACAACAAGCCTTTGCCTTAACGGAAGTAGTGCAACGCCGTGCGCATTTCAGCTACAGTGACTCTGCGGGTATGCTCAATGAAAATGCTGACCTGAACGATAAACTGCGTCAGCGCCTTGAACATGCAGAATCTGATCGCAGCCGTGCGCGTGAGCAATTGCGCCAGCAGCAAGCACAATGTGCCCAGTTCAGCCAAGTATTGGCATCACTGAAAAGTTCTTACGACACCAAGCGAGATATGTTGAAAGAACTTGAACAGGAGATGAAAGATATCGGCGTTCAGGCGGATGCCAACGCAGAAATCCGTGCCCGTGAACGTCGTGATCAGCTCCATGCCGCTGTGAATACCAACCGTTCCCGCATCAACCAACTTGAGAAACAGATCGCATTTTGTGAAGCGGAAATGGAAAACCTCCAGAAGAAACTGCGCAAATCTGAACGTGACTATTACCAGAAGCGTGAGCAAGTGGTGGCGTCTAAAGCCGGCTGGTGTGCCGTGATGCGCATGGTGAAAGATAACGGCGTTGAACGTCGTTTGCATCGCCGCGAACTGGCCTATATGGAAGGTGATGATCTGCGTTCAATGTCGGATAAGGCGCTGGGGGCATTGCGTCTGGCGGTGGCCGATAATGAGCATTTGCGTGATGCGCTGCGTTTGTCCGAAGATCCGAAACGCCCTGAACGCAAGATCCAATTCTTCGTTGCGGTTTACCAACACCTGCGTGAACGCATTCGTCAGGATATTATCCGTACCGATGATCCCGTCGATGCCATTGAGCAGATGGAAATTGAATTGGCGCGTTTGACCGAAGAATTGACCGCCCGTGAGCAGAAACTGGCGATCAGTGCCAAAAGCGTGGCGAATATCATCCGCAAGACCATTCAACGTGAACAGAACCGCATTCGTATGCTGAACCAAGGATTGCAGGCGGTTGCTTTTGGGCAGGTTGGGGGCGTTCGCCTGAATGTCAATGTGCGTGAAAGTCATTCTCTCTTGCTGGATGTGCTTTGCGAACAACATGAACAACATCAGGATCTGTTTAATAGCCAGCGTCTGACCTTCTCAGAAGCGATGGCGAAACTTTACCAGCGCCTGAACCCGCAAATCGATATGGGGCAGCGCCTGCCCCAGACCATTGGCGAGGAGTTACTGGATTACCGTAATTACCTTGAGCTGGACGTTGAAGTCAACCGAGGCTCGGATGGCTGGCTAAAAGCGGAAAGCGGGGCACTGTCTACGGGGGAAGCGATTGGTACCGGGATGTCCATTCTGGTTATGGTCGTCCAGAGCTGGGAAGAGGAATCACGTCGCCTGCGGGGTAAAGATATTTCCCCCTGCCGCTTGTTGTTCCTCGATGAAGCTGCCCGGTTGGATGCGAAATCCATTGCCACCCTGTTTGAGCTATGCGAACGCTTACATATGCAGTTAATTATCGCGGCACCAGAAAATATCAGTCCAGAAAAAGGAACAACCTATAAACTGGTCCGTAAGATTTTTAATCACCAAGAACATGTCCACGTCGTTGGGCTGCGCGGTTTTGGACAGGAAATTCCGGCGACTGAGCAATCACAAACACAGGTACAGCCTATATTGCAAGAATAA
- the aphA gene encoding acid phosphatase AphA has product MRKVTLAFSAIVLALSLNSMAQAKMFMPEQVDSGVTAAGLAQRQAVHWVSVGQIERSLKDQPAMAVGFDIDDTVLFSSPGFYRGKLEYSPNDNSYLKNPAFWQKMNNEWDKFSLPKQVGIDLVQMHLKRGDDIYFITGRAKTKTEAVTQYLQEALHIPADKMNAVIFAGDEPGKNNKVSWMKEHQLKIYYGDADTDIAAARELNIRGIRILRASNSSYQPLPRAGQFGEEVVINSEY; this is encoded by the coding sequence ATGCGTAAAGTCACCCTAGCATTCAGTGCGATTGTGCTCGCTTTGAGCTTAAACAGCATGGCGCAGGCGAAAATGTTTATGCCTGAGCAAGTGGATTCGGGAGTCACTGCGGCAGGTTTGGCTCAACGTCAGGCGGTGCACTGGGTATCCGTAGGGCAGATTGAGCGAAGCCTGAAAGACCAACCCGCAATGGCAGTAGGTTTTGACATTGATGATACTGTCCTGTTTTCAAGTCCGGGTTTTTATCGCGGTAAATTAGAATACTCGCCTAATGACAATAGTTATCTGAAAAATCCCGCATTTTGGCAAAAAATGAATAACGAATGGGATAAATTCAGTCTGCCAAAACAAGTCGGCATTGACTTGGTTCAGATGCACTTGAAGCGGGGAGATGATATTTATTTTATTACAGGCCGTGCAAAAACTAAGACAGAAGCTGTGACCCAGTATTTACAGGAAGCGTTGCATATTCCGGCTGATAAAATGAATGCCGTTATTTTCGCGGGTGATGAACCGGGCAAAAATAATAAAGTCAGTTGGATGAAAGAGCACCAATTGAAAATTTACTATGGTGATGCAGATACTGATATTGCCGCAGCCCGTGAACTGAATATCCGTGGCATTCGTATCCTCCGGGCATCAAACTCTTCTTACCAACCGCTGCCTAGAGCCGGTCAGTTTGGGGAAGAAGTCGTCATTAATTCTGAGTATTAA
- the ldtD gene encoding L,D-transpeptidase: MAKNTVRLLKVSFICSAWVVSQGAFANQQNELASGGMQPWPVEQKKENPVISSDKTIPIPPVSSIDDNRKKLQTWLPQQVKPIFFERLVTLYSDNKMRLLWSDKQAIKEFEDQLLEISLAGFQPQFEKWLIQLHSPELSEMARDVILSDAMLGYLHFINHVDKKGSSWLYSKSPYKIELPPSHLIDTWKQYINNNNVLSYITRLSPNHFGYKNMRKEMLAQLADKNPWVEFSFKGTLRPGQNHESVVALRQILVRSGVLEPSAVKADNKGYGKELTAAVKRFQALHGLLADGVIGKSTKAWLNTTPQIRARIMALNIQRLRIIPGDIPTGILVNIPDYSLFYYLDGKEVLNSKVVVGRPSRKTPIMSSELNNVVINPPWNVPTSMTRKDIAPRAMRDPSYFHTRGYTVFSGWSNNAKVIDPSSINWGVTTPSSFPYRIRQAPGPTNSLGRFKFNMPNSEAIYLHDTPNQASFSREMRAVSSGCVRVNKAPELANMLLGGAGWDKTKVTGSLKTWSTKYVNIPKKIPVFLYYQTAWVDEGGKPQYRDDIYDYDINARQHSALFSKLVVARNDL, from the coding sequence ATGGCAAAGAACACGGTCAGGTTGCTGAAAGTTTCTTTTATCTGTAGCGCATGGGTGGTATCACAGGGAGCCTTTGCAAATCAACAAAACGAACTGGCATCAGGTGGTATGCAACCATGGCCAGTGGAACAAAAAAAAGAAAATCCGGTTATTTCATCTGATAAGACTATTCCTATTCCTCCAGTCAGTTCTATTGATGACAATCGAAAAAAGTTACAAACTTGGTTGCCACAACAAGTAAAACCGATATTCTTTGAACGTCTGGTAACTTTATATTCTGACAATAAAATGAGATTGTTATGGTCAGATAAACAAGCTATTAAAGAATTTGAAGATCAACTGCTTGAGATATCATTGGCGGGTTTTCAACCTCAATTTGAAAAATGGTTAATACAACTGCATTCTCCTGAATTAAGCGAGATGGCGCGTGATGTTATTTTATCTGATGCGATGTTAGGTTATCTGCACTTTATTAATCATGTTGATAAAAAAGGTAGCTCGTGGTTATACAGTAAATCTCCCTATAAAATCGAGTTACCTCCCTCCCATTTAATCGATACATGGAAACAGTATATCAATAATAATAATGTTCTTTCTTACATTACCCGTTTATCACCGAATCATTTTGGTTATAAAAATATGCGTAAGGAAATGTTGGCTCAATTGGCGGATAAAAATCCTTGGGTGGAATTTTCGTTTAAAGGCACGCTAAGACCCGGACAAAATCATGAATCGGTGGTTGCATTAAGGCAAATATTGGTTCGTTCCGGTGTGTTGGAGCCATCAGCGGTTAAAGCTGATAATAAGGGTTATGGCAAAGAATTGACAGCGGCCGTAAAGCGTTTTCAAGCCCTGCATGGGTTGTTAGCCGATGGGGTTATCGGTAAATCCACGAAAGCATGGTTAAATACCACACCACAAATTCGCGCCCGTATTATGGCACTGAATATTCAACGATTACGGATTATTCCCGGAGATATCCCGACCGGTATTTTAGTCAATATTCCTGACTATTCACTTTTTTATTATTTAGATGGCAAAGAAGTATTAAATTCCAAAGTTGTCGTTGGGCGTCCCAGCCGAAAAACACCCATCATGAGTAGTGAATTGAATAATGTCGTGATTAATCCGCCGTGGAACGTACCCACCAGTATGACGCGCAAAGATATTGCACCAAGGGCAATGCGTGATCCCAGTTATTTTCACACGCGGGGTTATACCGTTTTTTCCGGTTGGAGTAATAATGCTAAAGTTATTGATCCTTCTTCAATAAACTGGGGTGTGACAACACCAAGTAGTTTCCCCTATCGGATAAGGCAGGCACCAGGCCCAACGAATTCATTGGGACGTTTTAAATTCAATATGCCAAATTCAGAAGCCATTTACTTGCATGATACTCCCAATCAGGCTTCTTTCAGCCGGGAAATGAGGGCGGTTAGTTCTGGTTGTGTCCGTGTCAATAAAGCGCCTGAATTAGCGAATATGCTGTTGGGAGGCGCGGGTTGGGATAAAACCAAAGTGACTGGTTCATTGAAAACATGGTCAACAAAGTATGTCAATATTCCCAAAAAAATTCCTGTATTCCTCTATTACCAAACCGCTTGGGTTGATGAGGGAGGAAAGCCACAATATCGCGATGATATTTATGATTATGATATTAATGCCAGGCAGCATTCAGCGCTTTTTTCTAAGCTCGTGGTAGCCAGAAATGATTTATAA
- a CDS encoding YcbK family protein, producing the protein MNIIDHDRRKWLGISVAALGLSLLPQSALAALTTPRPRILRFDNLHTGETLKAEFFDGHRYNKSELARLNHLFRDFRQNQIKAIDPKLFDQIYLLQMMMGIDKPVQLISGYRSLTTNNRLRQASGGVAKQSYHTRGKAMDFHIEGVQLAHVRKAALKMRAGGVGFYPKSNFIHIDTGPVRTW; encoded by the coding sequence ATGAATATTATTGACCACGATCGCCGAAAGTGGCTCGGCATAAGTGTGGCTGCATTGGGATTAAGTTTATTACCTCAATCTGCTTTGGCTGCATTAACAACGCCACGTCCCAGAATTTTACGTTTTGATAATTTACATACCGGAGAAACGCTCAAAGCGGAATTCTTTGACGGTCACCGATATAATAAATCAGAATTAGCTCGTCTGAATCATTTATTTCGCGATTTTCGTCAAAATCAAATCAAAGCCATTGACCCGAAATTATTTGACCAAATTTATTTATTGCAAATGATGATGGGCATAGATAAACCTGTTCAATTAATTTCGGGTTATCGTTCTTTGACGACGAATAATAGGTTGCGTCAGGCGAGTGGAGGGGTAGCAAAACAGAGTTACCATACCCGTGGAAAAGCAATGGATTTCCATATTGAGGGTGTTCAACTCGCCCATGTTCGTAAGGCTGCATTAAAAATGCGGGCAGGGGGAGTGGGTTTTTATCCAAAGAGTAATTTTATTCATATTGATACAGGCCCGGTCAGGACGTGGTAA
- a CDS encoding MBL fold metallo-hydrolase has product MKYHIIPVTMARQNCTLIWCEDTQEAAIVDPGGNAEQLIAEIESRGLKLTQILLTHGHYDHVGATVDVAKHFGVPVYGPHQGDAFWIENLEIQCQMFGVEPCPSFTPERWLDEGDRLQIGNIELSVLHCPGHTPGHIVFANHADKLISMGDVLFKGSIGRTDFPGGNYDELIQSIKEKVLPLGDEYQFIPGHGPMSTLGHERKTNPFLQD; this is encoded by the coding sequence ATGAAATACCACATTATCCCCGTCACGATGGCGAGGCAAAATTGTACTTTGATTTGGTGTGAAGATACTCAGGAAGCGGCAATTGTTGATCCCGGCGGTAATGCTGAACAACTTATTGCCGAGATAGAAAGCCGTGGATTGAAACTCACCCAAATTTTGCTGACCCATGGTCACTATGATCATGTTGGCGCGACGGTTGACGTTGCAAAACATTTTGGTGTGCCTGTTTACGGACCACATCAGGGGGATGCTTTTTGGATCGAAAACTTGGAAATTCAATGCCAAATGTTCGGGGTTGAACCCTGCCCTTCTTTTACGCCAGAGCGTTGGTTAGATGAAGGTGATAGATTGCAAATTGGCAATATTGAACTGTCTGTTTTGCATTGTCCGGGGCATACCCCAGGGCATATTGTCTTTGCTAACCATGCTGATAAATTAATCTCAATGGGAGATGTGCTGTTTAAGGGCAGTATTGGTCGCACGGATTTCCCCGGCGGAAATTATGATGAACTGATCCAATCTATCAAGGAAAAAGTGCTGCCGTTAGGTGATGAGTATCAATTTATTCCCGGTCATGGGCCAATGTCGACATTGGGGCATGAACGGAAAACTAATCCATTCTTGCAGGATTGA